The following proteins are encoded in a genomic region of Arachis ipaensis cultivar K30076 chromosome B02, Araip1.1, whole genome shotgun sequence:
- the LOC107625363 gene encoding probable inactive shikimate kinase like 1, chloroplastic isoform X1: MEKASNSLVTHMNTTLSLPLHSHLLSAVSSHQTFSHHAHKSCLPLRASPPFLYYSTRGPPSLNCANPDATGSKVGAVDSSLAVKKQAADVSPELKGTSIFLVGMQNSLKTSLGKMLADMLRYYYFDSDSLVEEAVGGAPAAKSFREKDEMALHESETEVLKQLSSMGRLVVCAGNGAVQSSTNLALLRHGISLWIDVPLDIMARDVCEASSSGSYPEVTDQLAALYNKYRDGYATADAIISVQKVASRLGCDNFDDITIEEMTLEALREIQKLTRVKKMLEEAARPF, encoded by the exons ATGGAGAAGGCTAGCAACAGTCTTGTTACCCACATGAACACCACACTCTCTTTACCACTTCATTCTCATCTTTTATCAGCAGTTTCTTCTCACCAAACCTTCTCACATCACGCCCACAAAAGCTGCCTCCCACTTCGAGCTTCGCCTCCTTTTCTTTATTATTCCACCCGCGGCCCACCTTCCCTCAATTGCGCAAATCCCGATG CTACAGGGAGTAAGGTGGGTGCTGTGGATTCATCTCTTGCAGTGAAG AAACAAGCAGCAGATGTATCCCCCGAGCTAAAAGGGACTTCTATTTTTCTGGTTG GCATGCAAAATTCCCTGAAAACCAGTTTAGGAAAGATGCTAGCTGATATGTTACGATATTATTATTTTGACAG TGATAGTTTGGTTGAAGAAGCTGTTGGTGGTGCACCTGCTGCAAAATCCTTTAGAGAGAAAGATGAAATGGCCTTACATGAATCTGAG ACTGAAGTGTTGAAGCAATTGTCATCTATGGGCCGACTAGTAGTTTGTGCTGGCAACGGTGCAGTTCAAAGTTCAACTAATCT GGCACTTCTGAGACACGGGATTTCCTTGTGGATAGATGTTCCGCTAGACATCATGGCTAGGGATGTATGTGAAGCATCATCATCAGGATCTTACCCTGAG GTAACAGATCAACTAGCTGCACTATACAACAAATACAGGGATGGATATGCTACAGCTGATGCAATTATTTCAGTTCAAA AAGTTGCTTCTAGGTTGGGGTGTGATAATTTTGATGACATTACAATCGAAGAGATGACATTAGAG GCGCTAAGGGAGATCCAGAAGTTGACTAGAGTGAAGAAGATGCTGGAAGAAGCTGCAAGACCGTTCTAA
- the LOC107625363 gene encoding probable inactive shikimate kinase like 1, chloroplastic isoform X3, which translates to MEKASNSLVTHMNTTLSLPLHSHLLSAVSSHQTFSHHAHKSCLPLRASPPFLYYSTRGPPSLNCANPDETSSRCIPRAKRDFYFSGMQNSLKTSLGKMLADMLRYYYFDSDSLVEEAVGGAPAAKSFREKDEMALHESETEVLKQLSSMGRLVVCAGNGAVQSSTNLALLRHGISLWIDVPLDIMARDVCEASSSGSYPEVTDQLAALYNKYRDGYATADAIISVQKVASRLGCDNFDDITIEEMTLEALREIQKLTRVKKMLEEAARPF; encoded by the exons ATGGAGAAGGCTAGCAACAGTCTTGTTACCCACATGAACACCACACTCTCTTTACCACTTCATTCTCATCTTTTATCAGCAGTTTCTTCTCACCAAACCTTCTCACATCACGCCCACAAAAGCTGCCTCCCACTTCGAGCTTCGCCTCCTTTTCTTTATTATTCCACCCGCGGCCCACCTTCCCTCAATTGCGCAAATCCCGATG AAACAAGCAGCAGATGTATCCCCCGAGCTAAAAGGGACTTCTATTTTTCTG GCATGCAAAATTCCCTGAAAACCAGTTTAGGAAAGATGCTAGCTGATATGTTACGATATTATTATTTTGACAG TGATAGTTTGGTTGAAGAAGCTGTTGGTGGTGCACCTGCTGCAAAATCCTTTAGAGAGAAAGATGAAATGGCCTTACATGAATCTGAG ACTGAAGTGTTGAAGCAATTGTCATCTATGGGCCGACTAGTAGTTTGTGCTGGCAACGGTGCAGTTCAAAGTTCAACTAATCT GGCACTTCTGAGACACGGGATTTCCTTGTGGATAGATGTTCCGCTAGACATCATGGCTAGGGATGTATGTGAAGCATCATCATCAGGATCTTACCCTGAG GTAACAGATCAACTAGCTGCACTATACAACAAATACAGGGATGGATATGCTACAGCTGATGCAATTATTTCAGTTCAAA AAGTTGCTTCTAGGTTGGGGTGTGATAATTTTGATGACATTACAATCGAAGAGATGACATTAGAG GCGCTAAGGGAGATCCAGAAGTTGACTAGAGTGAAGAAGATGCTGGAAGAAGCTGCAAGACCGTTCTAA
- the LOC107625364 gene encoding uncharacterized protein LOC107625364 isoform X3, with translation MQLTLAVIPPIEILLQTLHPQPVSLSSVSSHDARRSPPTATSQPLTTTSHSLSPSSPLVEVMVTLTAAGSASSRRSLFASEPLRVGASPCLRRSSRLRQSSRVNLQSSLFFVGLHVFSVSQL, from the exons atgCAATTAACCCTAGCCGTCATTCCCCCAATTGAAATCTTGCTTCAGACTCTTCACCCTCAGCCAGTCAGCCTCTCCTCTGTGTCCTCTCATGACGCACGCCGCTCACCGCCGACCGCCACCTCCCAGCCCCTCACCACCACCTCCCACTCCCTCAGTCCCTCATCGCCACTTGTCGAGGTCATGGTCACGCTCACCGCAGCAGGGAGTGCGTCTTCGCGTCGAAGCCTCTTTGCGTCGGAGCCTCTTCGCGTTGGAGCCTCGCCGTGTCTTCGCCGGTCGTCGCGTCTTCGCCAGTCGTCGCGGGTAAATCTCCAGTCTTCACTGTTCTTCGTTGGTCTACACGTCTTCTCCGTCAG tcagCTCTAG
- the LOC107625363 gene encoding probable inactive shikimate kinase like 1, chloroplastic isoform X2 has protein sequence MEKASNSLVTHMNTTLSLPLHSHLLSAVSSHQTFSHHAHKSCLPLRASPPFLYYSTRGPPSLNCANPDGSKVGAVDSSLAVKKQAADVSPELKGTSIFLVGMQNSLKTSLGKMLADMLRYYYFDSDSLVEEAVGGAPAAKSFREKDEMALHESETEVLKQLSSMGRLVVCAGNGAVQSSTNLALLRHGISLWIDVPLDIMARDVCEASSSGSYPEVTDQLAALYNKYRDGYATADAIISVQKVASRLGCDNFDDITIEEMTLEALREIQKLTRVKKMLEEAARPF, from the exons ATGGAGAAGGCTAGCAACAGTCTTGTTACCCACATGAACACCACACTCTCTTTACCACTTCATTCTCATCTTTTATCAGCAGTTTCTTCTCACCAAACCTTCTCACATCACGCCCACAAAAGCTGCCTCCCACTTCGAGCTTCGCCTCCTTTTCTTTATTATTCCACCCGCGGCCCACCTTCCCTCAATTGCGCAAATCCCGATG GGAGTAAGGTGGGTGCTGTGGATTCATCTCTTGCAGTGAAG AAACAAGCAGCAGATGTATCCCCCGAGCTAAAAGGGACTTCTATTTTTCTGGTTG GCATGCAAAATTCCCTGAAAACCAGTTTAGGAAAGATGCTAGCTGATATGTTACGATATTATTATTTTGACAG TGATAGTTTGGTTGAAGAAGCTGTTGGTGGTGCACCTGCTGCAAAATCCTTTAGAGAGAAAGATGAAATGGCCTTACATGAATCTGAG ACTGAAGTGTTGAAGCAATTGTCATCTATGGGCCGACTAGTAGTTTGTGCTGGCAACGGTGCAGTTCAAAGTTCAACTAATCT GGCACTTCTGAGACACGGGATTTCCTTGTGGATAGATGTTCCGCTAGACATCATGGCTAGGGATGTATGTGAAGCATCATCATCAGGATCTTACCCTGAG GTAACAGATCAACTAGCTGCACTATACAACAAATACAGGGATGGATATGCTACAGCTGATGCAATTATTTCAGTTCAAA AAGTTGCTTCTAGGTTGGGGTGTGATAATTTTGATGACATTACAATCGAAGAGATGACATTAGAG GCGCTAAGGGAGATCCAGAAGTTGACTAGAGTGAAGAAGATGCTGGAAGAAGCTGCAAGACCGTTCTAA
- the LOC107625364 gene encoding uncharacterized protein LOC107625364 isoform X1 has product MQLTLAVIPPIEILLQTLHPQPVSLSSVSSHDARRSPPTATSQPLTTTSHSLSPSSPLVEVMVTLTAAGSASSRRSLFASEPLRVGASPCLRRSSRLRQSSRVNLQSSLFFVGLHVFSVSVTVALLSKTEEIGVH; this is encoded by the exons atgCAATTAACCCTAGCCGTCATTCCCCCAATTGAAATCTTGCTTCAGACTCTTCACCCTCAGCCAGTCAGCCTCTCCTCTGTGTCCTCTCATGACGCACGCCGCTCACCGCCGACCGCCACCTCCCAGCCCCTCACCACCACCTCCCACTCCCTCAGTCCCTCATCGCCACTTGTCGAGGTCATGGTCACGCTCACCGCAGCAGGGAGTGCGTCTTCGCGTCGAAGCCTCTTTGCGTCGGAGCCTCTTCGCGTTGGAGCCTCGCCGTGTCTTCGCCGGTCGTCGCGTCTTCGCCAGTCGTCGCGGGTAAATCTCCAGTCTTCACTGTTCTTCGTTGGTCTACACGTCTTCTCCGTCAG TGTTACAGTAGCATTGTTATCTAAAACGGAAGAAATTGGAGTGCATTGA
- the LOC107625364 gene encoding uncharacterized protein LOC107625364 isoform X2: protein MQLTLAVIPPIEILLQTLHPQPVSLSSVSSHDARRSPPTATSQPLTTTSHSLSPSSPLVEVMVTLTAAGSASSRRSLFASEPLRVGASPCLRRSSRLRQSSRVNLQSSLFFVGLHVFSVSYTIAVLQ, encoded by the exons atgCAATTAACCCTAGCCGTCATTCCCCCAATTGAAATCTTGCTTCAGACTCTTCACCCTCAGCCAGTCAGCCTCTCCTCTGTGTCCTCTCATGACGCACGCCGCTCACCGCCGACCGCCACCTCCCAGCCCCTCACCACCACCTCCCACTCCCTCAGTCCCTCATCGCCACTTGTCGAGGTCATGGTCACGCTCACCGCAGCAGGGAGTGCGTCTTCGCGTCGAAGCCTCTTTGCGTCGGAGCCTCTTCGCGTTGGAGCCTCGCCGTGTCTTCGCCGGTCGTCGCGTCTTCGCCAGTCGTCGCGGGTAAATCTCCAGTCTTCACTGTTCTTCGTTGGTCTACACGTCTTCTCCGTCAG TTACACAATAGCAGTGTTACAGTAG